One segment of Rosa chinensis cultivar Old Blush chromosome 6, RchiOBHm-V2, whole genome shotgun sequence DNA contains the following:
- the LOC112169780 gene encoding LOW QUALITY PROTEIN: probable sarcosine oxidase (The sequence of the model RefSeq protein was modified relative to this genomic sequence to represent the inferred CDS: inserted 1 base in 1 codon) — protein sequence MESCVHEFDVIVVGAGIMGSSTAYQTAKRGHKTLLLEQFDFLHHRGSSHGESRTIRATYPEDYYGPLVLESYKLWLQAESEIGYNVYFKAHQLDMGQETDRVVQAVVGSCRKNELGHRVLTREQVEQEYSGRIKIPEGWVGLVTEHGGVIKPTKAVSMFQTLALQNGAVLRDNMEVTEIKRDEVRGGIWVGVANGERFWGKKCVVTVGAWTKRLVKTVGGFELPIQPLETSVCYWRIKEGHEARFAIGGDFPTFASYGVPYIYGTPXLEYPGLIKVAVHGGYPCDPDKRPWGPGNPLAPLKEWIEQTFSGVVDSGGPVATQLCMYSMTPDEDYVIDFIGGEFGKDVVIGGGFSGHGFKLSPVVGRILADLALSGQAKGVELKHFRIARFQENPQGNLKDFL from the exons ATGGAATCTTGCGTCCACGAGTTCGACGTCATAGTCGTCGGGGCCGGAATTATGGGCAGCTCCACCGCCTACCAGACCGCCAAGAGGGGCCACAAGACCCTCCTGCTCGAGCAATTCGACTTCCTCCACCACCGGGGCTCGTCTCATGGCGAGTCCCGGACGATCCGGGCTACGTATCCAGAGGACTATTACGGTCCTCTGGTACTCGAGTCCTACAAGCTATGGCTACAAGCAGAGTCAGAGATCGGGTACAATGTCTATTTCAAGGCGCATCAGTTGGATATGGGCCAAGAAACCGACAGAGTTGTCCAGGCAGTTGTGGGTAGCTGTCGAAAGAACGAGCTTGGTCACCGGGTGCTGACCCGGGAGCAAGTGGAGCAGGAGTACTCGGGTCGGATCAAGATACCGGAGGGGTGGGTAGGTTTGGTTACGGAGCACGGTGGCGTGATCAAGCCCACCAAGGCGGTGTCGATGTTCCAAACTCTGGCCTTGCAAAACGGCGCCGTGCTGAGGGACAACATGGAGGTGACGGAGATTAAGAGAGATGAAGTGAGGGGAGGCATTTGGGTGGGGGTAGCAAATGGGGAGAGGTTTTGGGGCAAGAAATGTGTGGTCACAGTTGGGGCTTGGACTAAGAGGTTAGTTAAAACGGTTGGTGGGTTTGAATTGCCTATACAGCCCTTGGAGACCAGTGTGTGTTATTGGAGGATCAAGGAGGGTCATGAAGCTAGGTTTGCCATTGGAGGTGACTTCCCTACTTTTGCTAGCTATGGGGTTCCATATATCTATGGTACCC CATTGGAGTATCCGGGTTTGATCAAGGTTGCGGTGCATGGCGGGTACCCGTGTGACCCGGATAAGAGGCCGTGGGGACCCGGGAACCCGCTGGCTCCGTTGAAGGAGTGGATAGAGCAGACATTCTCCGGCGTGGTTGATTCCGGAGGGCCGGTTGCCACTCAGTTGTGTATGTATTCCATGACCCCAGATGAGGATTATGTGATTGATTTCATTGGAGGTGAGTTCGGGAAGGATGTGGTGATCGGAGGCGGGTTTTCAGGTCACGGGTTCAAGCTGTCTCCGGTGGTGGGGAGGATATTGGCAGACCTTGCACTTAGTGGACAGGCTAAAGGAGTGGAGCTAAAGCACTTTAGGATAGCAAGGTTTCAAGAGAATCCTCAAGGCAATCTTAAAGATTTCCTATAA
- the LOC112174460 gene encoding trifunctional UDP-glucose 4,6-dehydratase/UDP-4-keto-6-deoxy-D-glucose 3,5-epimerase/UDP-4-keto-L-rhamnose-reductase RHM3: MVYEATPYAPKNILITGAAGFIGSHVTNRLIKNYPNYKIVALDKLDYCSSFKNLHPCKASHNFKFIKGDIACADLINHLLMVEEIDTIMHFAAQTHVDNSFGNSFEFTNNNVYGTHVLLEACKVTQRIKRFIHVSTDEVYGETDMATDIGNPEASQLLPTNPYSATKAGAEMLVMAYHRSYDLPTITTRGNNVYGPHQYPEKLIPKFMLLAMKGEKLPIHGNGSNVRSYLYCDDVAEAFDVILHKGVIGHVYNIGTKKERSVIDVAEDVCKMFGLDPKEAIDFVQDRPFNDQRYFLDDQKLKNLGWEVKTNWEMGLKLTMEWYTKHPNWWGNVDAALHPHPSISVINHCNDEAWFFQYGYTRMTRSCSDISNSGELKFLIYGRTGWIGGLLGKLCKDGGIEFEYGKGRLEDKKSLLEDITRATPTHVFNAAGITGRPNVDWCESHKTETIRTNVVGTLTLADVCKEQGLLMMNFATGCIFEYDKDHPRGSGIGFKEEDKPNFTGSFYSKTKAMVEELLKEYDNVCTLRVRMPISSDLSNPRNFITKISRYNKVVNIPNSMTVLDELLPISIEMARRNCRGIWNFTNPGVISHNEILEMYRDYIDPKFKWQNFDLEEQAKVIVAQRSNNEMDASKLKGQFPELLSIKDSIKKYVFEANKKT, translated from the exons ATGGTATATGAAGCAACCCCCTATGCACCAAAGAACATCCTCATTACAGGTGCAGCGGGATTCATAGGCAGCCATGTCACCAACAGACTCATCAAGAACTACCCCAACTACAAGATTGTAGCTCTTGACAAGCTAGACTATTGCTCTAGCTTCAAGAACCTTCACCCCTGTAAAGCCTCACATAATTTCAAGTTCATCAAGGGAGACATTGCTTGTGCTGACCTAATCAATCACCTGTTGATGGTTGAGGAGATTGACACCATTATGCACTTTGCTGCACAGACCCATGTGGACAATTCGTTTGGGAACTCATTTGAGTTCACAAACAACAATGTTTATGGCACCCATGTGCTTCTAGAAGCTTGCAAGGTCACACAGAGAATCAAGAGGTTCATCCATGTTAGTACTGATGAGGTATATGGTGAGACTGATATGGCAACTGACATTGGAAATCCTGAGGCCTCTCAACTCCTCCCTACAAATCCTTACTCTGCCACGAAAGCCGGGGCTGAAATGTTGGTCATGGCATATCACAGATCTTATGACTTGCCTACAATAACAACTAGAGGTAACAATGTCTACGGGCCTCATCAATACCCCGAAAAGCTTATCCCGAAATTCATGCTGCTTGCTATGAAAGGCGAGAAATTGCCGATTCATGGTAATGGGTCAAATGTTAGAAGCTATTTGTATTGTGACGATGTTGCAGAGGCATTTGATGTGATTCTTCATAAGGGGGTAATTGGGCATGTGTATAACATTGGTACCAAAAAAGAAAGGTCAGTCATAGATGTGGCAGAGGATGTTTGCAAGATGTTTGGTTTGGATCCAAAGGAAGCTATAGATTTTGTTCAAGATAGGCCTTTTAATGACCAAAGGTACTTCTTGGATGATCAAAAGCTGAAGAATTTGGGTTGGGAGGTGAAGACTAATTGGGAAATGGGGTTGAAGCTGACAATGGAGTGGTACACTAAGCACCCAAATTGGTGGGGAAATGTGGATGCTGCACTTCACCCCCACCCGAGTATTTCTGTGATTAATCACTGCAATGATGAAGCTTGGTTCTTTCAATACGGGTACACCAGGATGACTAGATCATGCAGTGACATTAGTAACAGCGGCGAATTAAAATTCTTGATATACGGAAGGACTGGTTGGATAGGAGGGTTATTGGGGAAGCTTTGTAAGGATGGAGGAATTGAGTTTGAGTATGGGAAGGGAAGATTGGAAGATAAGAAGTCTTTGCTAGAGGACATAACCAGAGCAACACCAACCCATGTTTTCAATGCAGCTGGAATTACTGGAAGGCCTAATGTTGATTGGTGTGAGTCACACAAGACTGAAACAATTAGGACTAATGTAGTTGGGACACTTACTTTGGCTGATGTTTGTAAGGAACAAGGTTTGTTAATGATGAATTTCGCAACCGGCTGCATATTTGAGTATGACAAGGATCACCCTCGAGGATCAGGCATTGGATTCAAGGAGGAGGACAAGCCTAATTTCACTGGTTCCTTCTATTCCAAGACCAAAGCCATG GTTGAGGAGTTGTTAAAGGAATATGACAATGTGTGCACTCTGAGAGTTAGAATGCCGATTTCATCAGACCTCAGCAACCCAAGAAACTTCATCACAAAGATCTCGCGTTACAACAAAGTGGTGAACATACCCAATAGTATGACCGTGCTTGATGAGCTCCTACCAATCTCCATTGAAATGGCTAGGAGAAACTGCCGAGGAATATGGAACTTCACCAACCCAGGAGTCATAAGCCATAATGAGATTCTAGAGATGTATAGGGATTACATTGACCCTAAGTTCAAGTGGCAAAATTTTGACCTAGAAGAACAAGCCAAGGTGATTGTAGCACAAAGGAGTAACAATGAAATGGATGCTTCAAAGCTGAAAGGGCAGTTTCCTGAATTGTTATCCATCAAAGATTCGATCAAAAAATATGTCTTCGAGGCTAAcaagaagacttga